Genomic segment of Strigops habroptila isolate Jane chromosome 12, bStrHab1.2.pri, whole genome shotgun sequence:
CTAGAATACCAGTAATATTGTTAATTGTTGTGATTCTACCCCAGTACATATGCTGCAAGGATTTGGTATGATGGGTATAAGCAGAACCAATTTACTTAGAAatagttcatagaatcacagactggtttgggttggaagggaccttaaagctcatctagttccaaccatGGAACCAatgcatgggcagggacaccttccactagagcaggttgctccaagcccctgtgtccaacctggccttgaacactgccagggatggggcagccacagcttctctgggcaccctgtgccagcgcctcagcaccctcggTTGCTTGTGACTATGACGGTGATGGTACGTGGTTTCTAGGAGCTGGATGTTGCTTTGTCCGTTGGAACCAGGGTTAACCTGCAGTAACATGGTCAGAGTCACCCTTCTGCTGTCCTGAAGACAGGGCTTCGATTCTTGTTGAAACAAATAAACCTCTGTAGAAACAGAGCACAGCTTaagctggttttgtgttgttaCCTCGGAGTTGGCATTACCAAGTTTGTACCTGCCCCTCTAACTAGGACAGCGGTGGCATTTCTGCAGTCCAGCATCTTGTACTTCATAATGGATTCATTTCATACCTCAGTTGTCCCAACTGTGGTGCCATTGTCTTTGCTGAATGCCTTAcctatttctttgtttcatatCAGTTGTGACAAGAAATGACAAAACTGATCAGTGTTTTATTAATTTGCTGcagttaaacagaaaaaagtctttAGGAGCCTATATATACTTAATCCAGACAGTGACACCATACTTTTCCTTGACTCACAGGTGACAGGTTACTCTTCCAACTAGAATGGCTACAGTTTAGATGAGATTCAGTTAGAAAGGTGTTAAAACTGCGGTAGGTGAGCAGATATTGTACGTCTTGGTTGGTGAAATGCTCTTGTGCAGTTCCTTAACATACTTCTTCCCTAATTATATCTGTGTGAATAATACGTGGTTTAAATTTTTAACTATATGTAAAGGTTACCATGCAAAACCTCAAGTGAAAGCTTAataaagctctttaaaaagtAACTTGCTGACATCAGTACTGTTTACtacaaataaacaaagcagTTTGGACTAATTTGAAGAACTAGAAGTAGCTTTTGAAAGATTCTCACTTGTGGAACGCTCCAGTGTTGTTATATACTGATATCTATTTGTCTCTCTTATTTTTTGGTAGAAAATGATGCACCCTGTTGCCAGCAGTAATCCAGCTTTCTGTGGGACCGGCAAGAGTTCTTGCCTTAACGAAGACAATGTGAGATCTGCCGATCAGTTTGACTTGTATGCCACGCAGCAAAGTAAATACAGCCACGCAGTCAGCCACAAACCGATTGCATGCCAGAGACAAGATGCGTTGAACGAGTCGCACTTGCAGACCACGAGTGGCAGGAATATAGAGACAAAAGAtgaactaaagaaaaagaaaaacctcaaccGATCTGGGAAACGTGGAAGGCCATCAGGGACCACAAAATCAGCAGGGTACCGAACCAGCACAGGTCGACCCCTCGGGACCACCAAAGCAGCTGGATTTAAGACAAGTCCAGGCAGACCCTTGGGTACAACTAAAGCAGCAGGATACAAAGTCAGCCCAGGCAGACCTCCAGGTAGCATTAAAGCTCTATCACGGCTTGCAAATCTAAGTTATACTTGTGGCAATGCAGCTTTTCCTTATCCTATGATGCATAACAGAGGAGTACATGCTGCTGGGGAGACCAGCAGCAAAATCAAACAGCCTAATGAATGAAAGGAGGGAATTAGGAACTCCTTACTAATCCGCTTTACTCTGAATTTTGGCATGTTTCTTGCATTTGGTTGTAGTGTTTGCCTGAGtttctagcttttatttttattcagataATGCCATAACCTGCGGGTGCAATTCAGTAACTAAAAGTAATGTTGAGAAGGCACTGGCTTAAAGGGGGTTTTGTGGGATTTAGATGATCATTTCTAAGAAAGTCTTAAAGTGATGCATTATGACTTGGTGTCGATACTTAAGTATTATGTCCCtagttttacatttaatttctggaaAATCTAGTTGTGTGGTTATGCATTaaataagtgaaataaagaGGATAGAATTAGCTGGCTCTTGGGTCATGATGTGGCCTATCCCGCAATTGGGAGCTTAGCCAGATGAGTTCTTACTTGATAAGAAAAACtgatgaagaaagcagcaagctgCATTTTCCACTTGTGCAGGAGCTTCTACAGACCTCAGATAGATacttaaaaactgaaacaaacaaacaaaaccccaacctgtTTTTAAAGTGCTGAGTTTAggtggcttttctttctggagcTGTAGGAAACTGAGCATTTGTACAGGACGTTACAGCTTCGCAGAGCCTTATTAATACAAGCTCATTTGCCTTTAGGTGATAGCTGTTCCTTTAGTTCTGCTGGTACAGGATTCTGCTGTGTCATTTTGAAATGCCTAATAGCACCTATACCAAACCACAGATAAtcctttgaaaactgaaatattttctaagaCATTAAGTACTGTTCATTCAAGTTACACACTTGGTCAATATTAAACAGTATGTTCTTAAATGTGTAAATAGCGATTTACACTGggttttgcctttaaaatctGTGCTTAGGTGGCAACAGTTTAATAGCTTTTAAAGCATTAACCTATAATGTTTAcaaattacactttttaaatAGACGCTGTTGCCAAGTTTTCAGGCTTCCTTTTGCCAGATATTCCTGGAAATACACTTATTTCGTTGTTTGACACTTATATTTAAGTTATGGAAGCTTATATATCTACCAAAGGACACCGTTTTCATGatttataaaagcaaactgtATAGCTGATGCAAACAGGATGCAGTTTACTGCACTGCTAGACCCCAGCTAGAAAATAATCCATCTATGCATGCAAGCTGAAAAAAGTTGTTGTTGGTTAGCTATAAATAACCTTTCTTGTCTCAAACTAAACCCTTCCCTCCTTCCAAAAGAAATGTTCCATTTTTCAACTGGGTGTGTTTGATTTTGAGTGTGAGAGAGTGtgtgagagtgtgtgtgtgtgtgtgtgtgtttgtgtaaaaTACTTTCATCTAGACATCAAAAAATCAGTCCTCAGTGTTGCAGCTTGTTTGTgctacatttattttactggaattaaagcttttcccttttttttttttttttttgcatcagGATGAAAGTTTACATTTAAGTTGTTTCCCATATGCTATGCTATTATTTGTGGCTTAAAATATCTGGGGAGGGGGAATATATATAGGGAGAGACATTGCAGATTTGGGGGAGCATAAAAGTTTGGGTGAATTGAGCCTGTGCTGAATGATGCTGGTATTTTTTGTTAACATAAATGCTATTCTGGCCTGCTGTCGTTTTGATGAGACCTCTTGCTTTCAGTGATGCCAACTTACGAAACAGATGTCATGTTTCATACCttttttgtcaggaaaaaagcagcaagcctTCAGGTGTTCCAGTGATGCCTAACACATATTGAGCTGGACTTTATGCTGTACTTTACAATAGGTGTGTTGAATTGTTTTGGGGGAACTGTGTATGCACTGGCAACTAAGACAATGAACCTCAACTGTACTGGATGGCTCCTTAGGCGATAGAGGAACTAATGGCAGCTAAACTGCTACTAAAAGGTAGAGTTTCTTCATGCTGAAGCTATGAAATCCAGTTATACGTTCTGTTCCTCACCAAACTCCAAGTCTGAAACTTAGCAGTCTTTTTCTCAGAACGCTGTAACTTCTGGCACATGCAAAATGCTAACGTGAGTTAACCCTCAGGATCTGTGGTGTATTGGCTGGGTTTAATCCGAtgatttttccccaaaagactGCTCTAAGTTCTGTGCTGAGCTCAGCTGGGAAAGCAGTTCCTCTTCAGCTGAATGTAGTAACGCAGGAGTGTCCCACCTCGCTGGCAAGGAGCGCGTTGCATGTCACCGCTGTACCTTGGAGAAACTCCACTTCTTACCTCCTCCTGTTGATCCTGTTGCTCCTGTTCGTTTCTCACTCGTGCATCTCCTCaatggtgctgtgctgtgtgtcagGAGATAACGCCGATGTATTGCTGTTCTAGTATAATGAATTCTGTATTCGAGTATGCCgatgaaataatgaaatcagCTAAGCAATTCCTGTTCATTACAGTGTTTATTAATTACATCAGATGGAATATAATCCCAGTAAAAAGCAATTAACATTGTCAATTGTGGAATGATGAGCAGAAAGTAGAAAAGTGTTCAGAGAGCCTGCAGTGGGCTCCTTGGCACTCTGGATTTAGCCAGGAGACCCAGAAGGGCACTGCTGGGCATTCCAAATTCCAGTTGATTTTCTATCTGGCTATAGCTTCCTGGTGCCATGCagtgaggagaaggaaaatgaagttataGAGGTTCAAAGTGAACCAGAAATGGAATTTgcaaatacttctgcttttcctatGTATAATCTGCAGAATacattgtgctttttttcaACACTTTCCTTTCCAtgagaaacactgaaacagcaTGTTAATGCCTAAACTTTATTAGTACCAATGGGAAAACTGGCCTTTTCCCCCCATAGGATGAAAACATGACTTGTAAGGTTAAATTGCTTATTTTATATTATCTCTCATAATTCAGCTATTGGTAAGCTAGGATCACTGTTGTGTGTTAACACTGTTCAGAAGATCTCCATGTGAAGTTTGGGTTTTAAGAATTCCTTTTAATTATGAAGTTTCTAACGTCTTATTTATACACCAATGAAATGTATTAGCTTGCTATTATTCCTTCATGATGCTATACGAGTTCACTGTTTAATATACATATAGTAACTACTATTCAGTTTCTGATTGAATTTACTTAaactttaaaaccaaataattttgcTACTATAAAGTCTTGCACTGGACATCTTCAAGATGCTCGCACCGTATtttggcagaagaaaaatgagacacCATCAGAAGTGGCTGACTGATTGCAAAAACAGTATCTTTAAAGTCAGCACTTAGCTTTGTCATTGAGGCAATGTTCTTGTATCTTGGATTTAGTTGAAATGAATCGaaaagggggttggaactagatgatcttaaagtcatttccaatcctaaccattctatgtaTCAAGAGCCATTAAAGATCTCTGTTCTGAATGAAAGATCCTCGAGTTCAGTCAGGACAAACCCAAGCCTTGTCAGTGAAAAGCGACGTGTCTGTGAAAAGAATTACTTGGAACTACAATACACAGAGTAATTCAGATGAGAATTGAACTCCCTCCCCCACGTTTGAAGAGCTTTAAAAGGCA
This window contains:
- the C12H5orf24 gene encoding UPF0461 protein C5orf24 homolog isoform X1 codes for the protein MMHPVASSNPAFCGTGKSSCLNEDNVRSADQFDLYATQQSKYSHAVSHKPIACQRQDALNESHLQTTSGRNIETKDELKKKKNLNRSGKRGRPSGTTKSAGYRTSTGRPLGTTKAAGFKTSPGRPLGTTKAAGYKVSPGRPPGSIKALSRLANLSYTCGNAAFPYPMMHNRGVHAAGETSSKIKQPNE
- the C12H5orf24 gene encoding UPF0461 protein C5orf24 homolog isoform X2, encoding MMHPVASSNPAFCGTGKSSCLNEDNVRSADQFDLYATQQSKYSHAVSHKPIACQRQDALNESHLQTTSGRNIETKDELKKKKNLNRSGKRGRPSGTTKSAGYRTSTGRPLGTTKAAGFKTSPGRPLGTTKAAGYKVSPGRPPGKKQQAFRCSSDA